A genomic window from Triticum urartu cultivar G1812 chromosome 7, Tu2.1, whole genome shotgun sequence includes:
- the LOC125521527 gene encoding NADH-ubiquinone oxidoreductase chain 4-like — protein sequence MFPEATLCFTPFIYTLSAIAIIYTSLTTLRHIDLKKIIAYSSVAHMNLVTIGMFSRNIQGIGGSILLMLSHGLVSSALFLCVGVLYERHKTRLVRYYGGLVSTMPNFSTIFFFFTLANMSLPGTSSFIGELLILVGAFQINSLVATLAALGMILGAAYSLWLYNRVVSGNLKPDFLYKSSDLNGREVSIFLPFLVGVVRMGVHPKVFPDCMHTSVSNLVQHGKFH from the exons ATGTTTCCCGAAGCGACACTTTGTTTCACTCCTTTCATTTATACTCTAAGCGCGATTGCTATAATATATACTTCCTTGACCACTTTAAGACATATCGATCTTAAGAAGATCATTGCCTACTCCTCAGTAGCCCATATGAATTTGGTGACTATTGGTATGTTTAGTCGG AACATACAGGGAATTGGAGGTAGCATTTTACTTATGTTAAGTCATGGACTGGTTTCTTCAGCCCTTTTTCTATGTGTTGGTGTTCTATATGAACGACATAAGACTCGACTTGTTAGATATTATGGAGGTTTAGTGAGCACCATGCCAAATTTCTCTACCATTTTCTTCTTTTTCACTTTAGCCAATATGAGTTTACCCGGCACTAGCAGCTTTATCGGGGAATTACTAATCTTAGTAGGAGCTTTCCAAATAAATAGCTTAGTAGCCACATTAGCTGCGCTTGGGATGATTTTAGGCGCGGCGTATTCCCTTTGGCTATATAATCGTGTGGTTTCTGGAAATTTAAAACCCGATTTCCTCTATAAATCCTCTGATCTCAATGGCAGAGAAGTTTCCATATTTCTACCTTTTCTTGTTGGAG TTGTTCGGATGGGTGTTCACCCCAAAGTGTTCCCGGACTGCATGCATACATCCGTAAGTAACTTAGTGCAACATGGCAAATTTCATTGA